The nucleotide sequence AGGCTGTGTAGAACCACAAGTCCCTCTTAATCTTCATCATTTGCTGGATATCATTGGTAGATCATGCTGACATGAATTCCTGATGTATTCTATGCAAGAacatgaatgcaaatgttttccaGTTACACAAGCTCATTTTTACACctctttgcattaaaaaaaaaaaaacacacaattataaaatttaatacaaaaatgcattgcattttcagCATTGCCTACAACAACAATAGCTGAAGAAAAACTGCACGATAAAGTTTTTTTCCacgataaaaaaggaaaaaaaatagagagagattgATAACGGCACTCAGAAGAGAGAATGATGTCAAAATTTACCATCATAGACGCTTTTtttagaaacaccctcgcattagcgttaactagtttttttttatgcaaatgtgatataatacaaagtatagtgtCATAAAttgtacatacattaaaaaaaaaatcaatatatatatatatatataaaaaaacttgagGATTTACGATGCTGTTGACGCGCtgcgtcatcacagtcttgtgaaaagggtccagtCAAGGAATCAGACAATGATTTTTACCTGATTTCAGATCAGTTTAAtcaattttcacacatttttaatgaGAAATTTGCGTAATTAAGAGAAAGAGTAGTAGTTATTAATTCTCCTATTGAGCTTTTTAGACAAGCCTTTCgtataacaaacaaaacagccctcacaaatgaataaaagaacACTTAGGGCTTTATACGTTTAATATAcctatattatgtttttaataaagcgTTTGCAAATGGCTTGCAAAAGCTGTTTTTTACACATGCTTGgcctgtttttgttgcatttgcaaAGTTTTGACCAGCAGGGTCAACACAGCGTGTGGTGTTTctagcgcttcgaaacagtgaatcaatTTGCCAAGTCTTTGCAAAAAACTACATTTAAGCTATCTAATCCACATGCATGTTAACTTATGTTCGTGGTGGCATGAAATTGAGGGCTGAAGAAACATCATTGGAATTCAGAAAGAAGATTTACCGTATGAGTCCACTGGCCAGAAAAGTAATCCACTCTATACCGTTAAAAATGCCCAGAAAAGTCACCTGACTCCCCGCCCCCGCCCCAAAGAccaacttttatattttattaataccttttttatttttattgaacaattattatttaataaaaaatgggtTTTGGGTGCTTTTCTCAGTGCAACcgtttgtgtttgtttgcgcGCTCGAAACGTACTGATTTTGCAGGAGAGCCATTGATTGTGCgctattgatatatttattcgaAATTTTGACTTTGTGAGTGTTTTTTGAAAGATTACATTTAAGAGTTTGTTAGCTTTGTTAAACATTGAAGACATGTAGTGTTTGGGTAGAGCGGTTTCCAAGGAAACTGTcgtttattttagatctgcattGCACATTGTGCACTTGAGAGACAGACAAGTGTTGGTTTTATTCGGACGGATCTCATCAGctttaaacatatttatgtaaatatagcctttacatttatatgaattaatttcaTCCATAAAGCaacaaatgataaacaaaacaaaagtgtaaGGAATCAGTTGAAATGAAAAGTTATCTGTCACAGCTCATATTGAATGACTTCTCAAGTTGtaggagaagggtctggctgcaaacttgcacttgcattctgagacttgcactctcagacacttgcgcttccgctagtgacatcactaacagtctttttttatttttttattttgttctatttattgattactttttgtttgaatctttcaacattttacaacagtagccaggtggtgaagacaaagaaactaaattaccaagtcacttgcaatcgccacttgctctctcagctacctgcgacgtcacttgcaattgacacacattgtgtgtgttgccaatggagacaagatgctctgtggtggtgattaaacaattaaaggggtcatatgatgcgatttcattttttcctttctctttggagtgttacaagctcttggttcatgaagaagatctgtaaagttgcaaacactaaaatctcaaacccaaagagatattcaaagagattttatcaattttatcaaaccctcctaaaacggctcattctaacacgccccacatgtctacgtcactaacagctcgttctaacacacccccacgtcttggttcacgcaaagaaagaaggcgtggtttcagtaacacagttagtgttgaagcagtcatgtccgggagatgctgtgtgtgtctaggtgaaagcaaaagctttttatttggCCTTGCGAAAGTAGAAGATGcgtttaggaatctttaagattacttacaaccaAACAGCAACACAATTttcaagtgtctgagagtgcaagtctgagaatgcaagtgcaagtctgcagccagaccctctggTTGTGTTGGTCTTTTAATGATGGTTtttgtctgcagccagacccGTAGTAGACCATTGGTTTTCCCCGTTATGATAGACTTACTATATGGAAAATACAAAGTTGCTGAAATGTGCATTGATATTAAAGGTTGAATGGATTCAGTGTCTGCCTGGCTAGTTACAATTGctaaaaaatttgcatatttcaccACAATTTTCTTAAGCTTTTTCTCGTCATAATTTCTCCAtgtgatgaaaaaaaagtgacaaaagtgaaagtgacgtgacatacagccaagtatggtaacccatactcagaattcgtgctctgctttaaacccacccaaagtgcacacacacagcagtgaacacacacacaccgtgaacacacacccggagcagtgggtatcatggcagccatttatgctgcggcgcccggggagcagttggggtttctgtgccttgctcaagggcacctcagtcgtggtattgccggcccgagactcgaacccacaaccttagggttaggagtcagactctaaccattaggccacaacttccccaaaaaTTGCCAAGGCTGACTGTATTTCAAGTCATCCTGGCAGGGTATTGGGTGAAGTTTTTCAACCAGCAATGATCTGGCCGGCCTCGGTTGGAACCTCATAGGCTACAATATTGCCAATATTGCCTCTACGAAAGAATGAACATGTAACACCACCACACTTGCAAAACTCTGACCAAACAGCCAAACTTGAATTATCTTCCTCTTCTCTTTAATCTTTGCAtctctgtttttaaacattttctcacGCTATGCATTTTTTGAACAAATATTTTGTGCAGAACAAAGTTGTCACctttgttattaaatttaaaaataaaaccatatttaaaaataaaacttgaaataaaatgtaataaaaaatattttatctttatttttactatgccaaagcaacatttctaatttttagtttaacttgatgtactaatgtaactaaaactaaaactgaaataaatattaataaaaatataaacatattaaaaaacaatataaaaaatgacaagaaaaaaagattgatgaaaatgataaaaataaaaagatttttgtgTCATGTTTCAGTCACCACATCATTTTCCCATATGCACATGTGTGTTATTTAGTGTCTTTAGCATTattcaaaaatgtgaaaatatgttgtatttgattgtgttgtttatggaaacaatgtaatattgttttgttgtCAGACAGTGAATGAAAATCGGATTTAGAGTCAACTTCTGACTGAGTAACTAAGATCAGCAATCTTACACCTGTCATGGAAGATTCATGCCTATATTAAGgagagaaaacaatattttaagcgcaaaactgaaaaacaaaagggAAGTTAGTCAATTTGTAATTTTACCTATTCATGTTCGTTCAAATGTTCAGTGTTTTAATGCagtctaaaaaaatgttttggcttaaaaaaattatttcgttttgaatatggatatttttcttataaagaCGCATCGATTCACTataggaggcctttgttcaccccccagagccatttttttttttgaatttggttgttttttttcttcttttggacCAATGCATGCAAAacctgctgagtgccatgaaacagcttgaaagatcaaagacaatttttaatataaccacAAACACAGCAACCCGAAACTCTCGTTTATCTGATGGTACTTGTGCACAGTTTGTATCAGTGGTTTGAATTGTAGATGTCTGTGTTGTATGCGTATGAGATATTTTGGTCAGACagcatttcctttttaaaaatatcatttgtgcactgcaaaaaagatgattggaatacattttacaagCAAATACCTTAAAATAAGTACAGACAATTTtggtctttctacttcaaaatgtaatgcttaattCAGTGTGTTGCCATTTACTTGTAACTAGGCTATTTGGATAATTCTGGAgcaatttttaagtaaaaaatgtttaaaagtcaatcatacactttttttcagtttaataaaaaataattctaatgtcAATTAGATTGCACTATAATTATGTTTTGCAATATCAAGGCGTGTGTAGGAACCTGACAGAATGATGAATGATGGATGATATTCATGCTCTGAAGCTTTTGTAACCAAGTTACGTCTCACTAAGGGCACATCAAGGGTATGAAGGTATTGAAATGGTCTCAAAACCCCAGATGTCTGCTGACGCATCGAGTTGAGCATCTGATCCAACAGGATGAGCCGAGAGGAACTAGGAATCGGATTTATGCCCATCAGTAAAAGCACCGCTAGTGAACTCGCAGACGTGTTTAGGTTAGGTTCACGGGGCTGATCAAAGATGTTGTCGGGAATGAGGAGAAGGATGTGGGTGGAGGTAGACGCTGATGACGAAAGCTTTTGGTTTACAAGACGATTGACATGATACGACCAAAGAACACTGGTTTGAAAGCAGAAGAGGatacaataatacaatttcatagacgtattcatttttaaatgcaatactgTAAATACAAGCAACGTATTATTCAGtgcattttacttctaggttttttatagtataatataattttgcttaAGCAGGAAAAGATTTAAACGTAAGACATGCTTTTCTTATGTTAGAAAGTAGTAGGCTAtcacaaacatttcaaattaaaatttacaactgacagaaacagtcagctcttctgcattttattttgcatttaaatcttcattacaagcaatcctgcagtTCATGAAGAACTTTGTTTTTATACCTCAAAGAGTTCCAtctattattgccttgtttatctaaaagtgccaTTTTCCTTGCTTTAACCCTAGTGAAAAATCTATATGTGATGACTGTGatacacagtagactttaattatttgcatttatggtGAAATGACTATCAATCCATGTAAATTTCCCCTTCAAACATTGAGCTTTAATTCAGCGCATATAGCACAGTAAAAATAGACTGCAAAAACAATTGTTGCACTATTGCAGACAGACCGTTTCTGGAAGGTAACACATGAGGACTGTGAAGTGCATATAAATAGtacaccaaataaaaacaaaaactcatggTATTGTAAAGGCATAAACTGACTTTGGCGTGTGTATGGTACGCAATGGGTACTATTAGGGTTGTGGGGTAGATGCATATCATATGCAAGTCAAAAGCGTGTGTATCATATGCACACCAAAGTCAGTTTTTGAGTATCAATAccaagagtttttgtttttatttggcgtactatttatacacattttcatGAGACCGGGCTCATTTAAACATCTGCGTTTAGCTTCAAATGACATCCAAAGgcacaacctttttttttcgtttctcttattccatggattttacccATTTCCTTCCACTCGTCACCAGTGTTTTTGTGCCACCACTATGCGCATGCAAATGCAAGTTATGTAACTGTGATGTCTTCTCCAAATTGATCTATTTACACAAATGTACACTCATATCAtgtatcaatgttaaaaactgaaTATATGCATATACTTTGAACATTTGAAcagtttagtttttgttcataaaCGGTATGCATTAGTATAGGAAGTTCTATTATTGAAAAAGCAAGGCAATGTTGCTATCGAAGTTGGACACAGCCTTGTATAAGATATCACactcaaaatatatttaactagTTACACTTcagatgtttataatattttgagcAAAATATTAGGGAAGAAGAGGCTGTCAAAGTGAAAGTGCGAACTGGTGCCTACACTAGATGAAACCAACAGGAAATTCTGATGAAACACTGTTCTCATTTCTCAAAATCCAAGGTCTTGATGCAGACATACAGTTCATGGTcagtattttgtgtttaaatgtcaactttctctttattaaaaattatattatctttCTTTCAGAGATTTttaataaaggaatagtttgttTGAACATATTACAACCTGGATGTTTTAGACAAATACAGAGCTCTGGCATGAAAATCTAGATGGTGCAtaccgataggtctaactcaatctgatctaatgacatcatcacatggcacagctgattggttctctcctgtatcggtagccaataagctcgctgctcaacattcaaatatatgactagtgaTTGCGATAGCAGTGCAGCTTGCTTTagaaacccttcaccttccccagctccacctgtatagatctgttaAGATTTGATagtgtatgctatatgggggtcatttcatgtgttatatttgcagcagcaatatttcttacatgctcacagcagcatgttgtggatgtattggcagtagtaAGTCTCTGTACTTGCcctgccgcagcagcagcagcagcgtagcagatctattccgccaaaaCCAAATACactaacattgtcatgtacattaccatgccaatccctccgagagttgtcatgacagaaatgagCTTTGGCAGACAGTTTGTGTTTGAACGTACAGCTTGTAAAGTTGTAAGGCTTCATTTCATTCCTTAGTTTTAGTCcagtttctttttaaaacagtatagcATATATAAACATCAGcatgatctgatcacaagtggtcagTGCTGAATTCAGTCCTTAAGGTTGTTTCTGTGATTGGAACGGTAGCAGTTCCAAGAATTTGGCTGTTTTGTTGTTCCATCTCTTTTTGacactctttcttccattttctcCTGAGGATGAGTAACACATTTAAAGCGCTGGCTTGACCCGTTCTGCTCATGAAGCAGTACAGAAGTGGATCAGCCAGGCAGTTGAGCATGGCGAGTAAGGCGCAGACCTTATATCCAATGAAGAGCCAGTTGGGATATGGACAAACCTCCAGCAAAACCCTCAAAACCATCATGATGTGCACAGGTCCAAAACATAAATTAAGGGTCAACATAATGCATCCAAGAAGCCTGAAGACATGCCGGCGCTCCACTGACCCAAGCATTTGGTTTCTCTTCACATCCGAACATATCTGCCAATAACAGAAACCCACAACCAATGCAGGAATGAGAAAGCCTACAACAAAACGAGCAACGTTGGCTATTTTTTGCTTTTCGGGTAAAGGAAATAAATCCAAGCAGATTAATTCTTCCTCATCGTAGACACTCTCTGGATGCACGGTCATTGCATTGAATACAACAGTAAAAATCCAAGCAGCAATGCTCATGCTGACCGCAGTCTTCCGCTGTCTAAAAGTGCAAAATTTGAGCGGGTAAACGATGGCTAAGTACCGATTCACCGCGATGCAGCTTAGAAGCATAGCGCTGGTGTAGAAGTGTGTGAAGAGCaggaaaacacaaataaaacacatcgTCTTGCCGTGAAGCCACCGGTCGTAAAGACAGAATTGAACCCACACTGGTAAGCACGTGATAAACAAGAGGTCCGAGAAAGCCAGGTTAAACAGATAGACGCCCAGCTCGTTCTTCTGACGGATGAGCCGATACGACACAAACAGGAAGAAGATGTTGGACGGGATGCCGATCAGGATCACAGCCAGTTGCAGGCCTACGAATACCATCTTTTCAGGATGTGCAGACGGGTAGCAGTCATCTGTTTCATTTGTGCTGGAGTTGTTCATCAATTCGACCATTATGTTCATCTCAAGGCAGCTAGATTAGAAATAAACATTAGTTACTATGTGATAGTTTAACTTCACAGTAGAATAGCAAATATGAACCAAATTATTCATGCAAAACTGTAGTTTTTTCACCATTGCTCCAAACCTCTTTTCTTGCTACTCTTTTCTATAAGTGAATGTGGACAGATGCTGTCGAGGTCAAAATggcgaaaataaataaataaaaaataattaaagtcaCTTAGGGTCGATAGcagatttaaaagtttttttttttaatattttttattttagatttttagaatttagacagtaataaaaacagtaatattgtgaaatactattacacaAATAATTTCTAATAGCTATTTGCTATAATAGctaataatgaatatattataaaaatgatccttcagaaatcattctaatatgctgatttgatgctcaagaaacatttctgattactatcaatgttgaaaacagttatgctgttaaatatatttgtggtaacGGTCATGCATTTGATATTTgataaatggaaagttcaaaagaacagcatgttttGTGACTTTGGAACATTTTAaggcatctttgctgaataaaaaaaaaaaaaaagaaaaaagcagtttctttcaaagaaaaatcatAGTGATCCCAAAACCTCTGATGTAGATTAAACAGTAAAGATTGACATTTGATTCCGAAGGAATACATGAACTGAAACACCTTTAATacaatgtaagttgcttttgaaaacaaacaaacaaacaaacaaacaaaaaaaacataaaatgtaagtcATTTTAAGCCATTCGAGCTGTACATTTTCATCTCTTCCTCACGCAACACTATCATATTGATTTAAAAGACTTGTGATGTACACTCCTTGTAATATAGACTTGCAATATTGTAATATATGGACTATTTTTCGATATTTTGTCAATGCTTAAGCTTAACGGTCACTGGTTGCTTTTGCTGTACAGAATAGCCGGGTCAATATTCTGCCTAAGATCTgcttatacaaaataaataatgttacacGAGTTGagtgacatgagggcaagtaaatgatgacagaaggaGTGCTTTCTCTTTAAGTGGATTTATTTACTGACCcacaatatatatcacaaaacAGACCAAATATTACTAGAATAACATTGTAGCGTCACTAGAATGTTGCAATAAATCAACCAAACAAACCTTTGTATGTACCATGAAAAGCCCATGTGCTGAATATTTATCTGAAGAGAATCAAATGTAAACTCACCATAAGTGCAGAGATTCAGGAATCAGCTTTTTTTGGACAAAAAGTTTTATTAGATAAGATTTACTAAGATATACACGAAAGAACTGCATGTTACAATGATATCCTATCCATGGGAGGAAGTAAAAGCAAACATGACTTCCTTGTTTTGCTTCTGTTTAACCACAGTGTGCAGAAACCACCAAACACTGAAGAAGTGGACAGTTCCGTGAGTGCTCTGCCTTCCCGAAATATGATTTCTCACTCTTCTATTTATGTTTCTTCTGATAACCACTGTTTGTTAACTACaatgggtacggaaagtattcagacccctttacatttttttttctttgttttttttattgcagttttttgaTATAATGTTGTAAAAGCAGCACTTATTGACAGAAAGACActgaattgttgacatttttgcagatttattaaaaaagaaaaactgaaatatcacacggtcctaagtattcagaccctttgctgtgacactcatatatttaactcaggtgctgtccatttcttctgatcatcacagagatggttctacaccttcatctgagtccagctgtgtgtttgattatactgattggacttgattaggaaagccacactcctgtctatataagaccttacagctcacagtgccatgtcagagcaaatgagaatcattgCTGAGGTCAAAGGAAACTGCGTCTGAAGAGCCTCAGAGACAgaaattgtggcaaggcacagatctggcacACAGGTTACAAAAAacaattctgctgcacttaaggttc is from Cyprinus carpio isolate SPL01 chromosome B17, ASM1834038v1, whole genome shotgun sequence and encodes:
- the LOC109078560 gene encoding psychosine receptor-like isoform X1 produces the protein MQFFRVYLSKSYLIKLFVQKKLIPESLHLCCLEMNIMVELMNNSSTNETDDCYPSAHPEKMVFVGLQLAVILIGIPSNIFFLFVSYRLIRQKNELGVYLFNLAFSDLLFITCLPVWVQFCLYDRWLHGKTMCFICVFLLFTHFYTSAMLLSCIAVNRYLAIVYPLKFCTFRQRKTAVSMSIAAWIFTVVFNAMTVHPESVYDEEELICLDLFPLPEKQKIANVARFVVGFLIPALVVGFCYWQICSDVKRNQMLGSVERRHVFRLLGCIMLTLNLCFGPVHIMMVLRVLLEVCPYPNWLFIGYKVCALLAMLNCLADPLLYCFMSRTGQASALNVLLILRRKWKKECQKEMEQQNSQILGTATVPITETTLRTEFSTDHL
- the LOC109078560 gene encoding psychosine receptor-like isoform X2; its protein translation is MNIMVELMNNSSTNETDDCYPSAHPEKMVFVGLQLAVILIGIPSNIFFLFVSYRLIRQKNELGVYLFNLAFSDLLFITCLPVWVQFCLYDRWLHGKTMCFICVFLLFTHFYTSAMLLSCIAVNRYLAIVYPLKFCTFRQRKTAVSMSIAAWIFTVVFNAMTVHPESVYDEEELICLDLFPLPEKQKIANVARFVVGFLIPALVVGFCYWQICSDVKRNQMLGSVERRHVFRLLGCIMLTLNLCFGPVHIMMVLRVLLEVCPYPNWLFIGYKVCALLAMLNCLADPLLYCFMSRTGQASALNVLLILRRKWKKECQKEMEQQNSQILGTATVPITETTLRTEFSTDHL